A window of the Streptomyces formicae genome harbors these coding sequences:
- a CDS encoding glutamate-cysteine ligase family protein — MGEKVVAGGFDLSDRQRYRQKLQQCLEGLARLLKEKRFDRPKNLMGLEIELNLAGTDGQPRMMNAAVLDRIASRDFQTELGMFNLEVNIAPHRLAGHVLAQLDEELRTGLAYAHRKATELDAGIVMIGILPTLTRTDLVPANLSDVDRYALLNDQIVAARGEDFTLDIDGVERLHCTASSIAPEAACTSVQLHLQVTPARFADVWNAAQAVAAVQIAVGANSPFLFGRELWRESRPPLFTQATDTRPPELQAQGVRPRTWFGERWISSAYELFEENLRYFPALLPICDEEDPLRVLDHGGVPRLQELVLHNGTVYRWNRPVYGLADGTPHLRVENRVLPAGPTVTDVVANAAFYYGLVRALAEESRPIWTRMPFDAAADNFDTACRHGIDAELHWPRPGRGGGMTRVPAVKLVRDELLPLAAAGLDAWNVEPADRDHYLGIIEGRCRRRTNGASWQADTFHRTTETGADRETALAAVTRRYGELAHLGDPVHTWPAGPAV, encoded by the coding sequence ATGGGGGAGAAGGTCGTGGCGGGCGGATTCGACCTGTCCGATCGGCAAAGGTACCGGCAAAAGCTCCAGCAGTGTCTGGAGGGGCTGGCGAGACTCCTGAAAGAGAAGAGGTTCGACCGGCCAAAGAACCTCATGGGGCTGGAGATAGAACTCAATCTCGCAGGCACCGACGGTCAGCCTCGCATGATGAATGCCGCCGTGCTCGACCGGATCGCCAGCCGTGATTTCCAGACCGAACTCGGAATGTTCAACCTGGAAGTCAACATCGCGCCGCACCGGCTCGCCGGACATGTCCTCGCCCAGCTCGACGAAGAGCTGCGCACCGGCCTGGCGTATGCCCACCGCAAAGCCACGGAACTCGACGCCGGCATCGTCATGATCGGTATTCTCCCCACCCTCACGCGTACCGACCTCGTCCCCGCCAACCTCTCCGACGTCGACCGCTACGCCCTCCTGAACGACCAGATCGTCGCCGCCCGCGGAGAGGACTTCACCCTCGACATCGACGGAGTCGAACGCCTCCACTGCACCGCCTCCTCCATCGCCCCCGAAGCCGCCTGCACCTCCGTCCAGTTGCACCTCCAGGTCACCCCCGCCCGGTTCGCCGACGTCTGGAACGCCGCGCAGGCCGTCGCCGCCGTCCAGATCGCCGTCGGCGCCAACTCCCCGTTCCTCTTCGGCAGGGAGCTCTGGCGCGAATCACGGCCACCCCTGTTCACCCAGGCCACCGACACCCGCCCACCCGAGCTCCAGGCACAGGGCGTACGGCCGAGGACCTGGTTCGGCGAACGCTGGATCTCCTCCGCCTACGAACTCTTCGAGGAGAACCTCCGCTACTTCCCCGCGCTGCTGCCCATCTGCGACGAAGAAGACCCTCTGCGCGTGCTCGACCACGGCGGCGTCCCCCGCCTCCAGGAACTCGTCCTGCACAACGGCACCGTCTACCGCTGGAACCGCCCGGTCTACGGGCTCGCCGACGGCACACCCCACCTGCGCGTCGAGAACCGGGTCCTGCCCGCCGGGCCCACCGTCACCGACGTCGTGGCCAACGCCGCCTTCTACTACGGGCTTGTCCGCGCCCTCGCCGAGGAATCACGCCCGATCTGGACCCGCATGCCCTTCGACGCCGCAGCCGACAACTTCGACACGGCTTGCCGACACGGCATCGACGCCGAACTCCACTGGCCGCGCCCCGGCCGCGGCGGCGGCATGACCCGCGTACCCGCCGTCAAACTCGTACGCGACGAACTCCTGCCCCTCGCCGCCGCGGGCCTCGACGCATGGAACGTCGAACCCGCCGACCGCGACCACTACCTCGGCATCATCGAGGGCCGCTGCCGGCGCAGGACCAACGGCGCCTCCTGGCAGGCCGACACCTTCCACCGGACCACCGAGACCGGGGCCGACCGCGAGACCGCACTCGCGGCCGTCACCCGCCGCTACGGCGAGCTGGCGCACCTCGGCGACCCCGTCCACACCTGGCCCGCGGGACCGGCCGTCTGA
- a CDS encoding PhzF family phenazine biosynthesis protein, with protein MRIRIVDAFTDRPFSGNPAGVLLLDADGFPSDDWLQSVASEVNLSETAFAHPLGNGDGDADWALRWLTPTAEVDMCGHATLATAHVLHTTGTATGTVRFAARCGVLTTTAHDDGSITMDFPVAPLTPAELSDAAVEALGAVPRSVLHTGEHVGDLLVELADEPTVRGLDPDLRALAGTSKRGIIVTAPAEDPARGYDFVSRGFFPNVGVDEDPVTGSAHTALAPFWSARLGREELTGLQGAARTGFVRTVLRGDRVLLTGRAVTVIDGELHAKP; from the coding sequence ATGCGGATTCGAATCGTGGACGCCTTCACCGACCGGCCCTTCTCGGGCAACCCCGCCGGGGTCCTCCTCCTCGACGCCGACGGCTTCCCCTCCGACGACTGGCTCCAGAGCGTGGCGTCCGAGGTGAACCTCTCCGAGACGGCCTTCGCCCATCCCCTGGGCAACGGTGACGGTGACGCCGACTGGGCGCTGCGCTGGCTCACCCCGACCGCCGAGGTCGACATGTGCGGGCACGCCACGCTCGCCACGGCCCACGTCCTGCACACGACGGGGACCGCGACGGGCACGGTGCGCTTCGCGGCGCGCTGCGGGGTCCTCACCACGACCGCTCACGACGACGGCTCGATCACCATGGACTTCCCGGTGGCGCCGCTCACCCCGGCCGAGCTCTCGGATGCGGCCGTCGAGGCGCTGGGCGCCGTTCCGCGTTCGGTGCTCCACACCGGGGAGCATGTCGGTGACCTGCTGGTGGAGCTGGCCGACGAGCCGACCGTGCGCGGGCTCGACCCGGATCTGCGCGCGCTCGCCGGCACGTCGAAGCGGGGCATCATCGTCACGGCTCCGGCCGAGGACCCGGCCCGTGGCTACGACTTCGTCTCGCGCGGCTTCTTCCCGAACGTCGGCGTCGACGAGGATCCGGTGACCGGCAGCGCGCACACCGCGCTCGCCCCGTTCTGGTCGGCCCGGCTGGGACGCGAGGAGCTGACCGGGTTGCAGGGCGCCGCCCGCACCGGTTTCGTTCGTACGGTTCTGCGCGGCGACCGGGTGCTGCTCACGGGGCGGGCGGTGACCGTCATCGACGGCGAACTGCACGCGAAGCCCTGA
- a CDS encoding CPBP family intramembrane glutamic endopeptidase — MQAHTGETSGPLPAGGLSRSTLRSETLLVLALSLGASAVSSLISFTGSLTKPGGLKDQAATLNSSYAPGRPWLDLAWQLFGIATALVPVALVAHLLLRERAGGLKAIGFDRTKPWPDLGRGALVAAGIGSAGLAFYLVARAGGFNLTVVPEALPEVWWKFPVLILSALENSVVEEVIVVGYLLRRLGQLGWSPTAALVASSVLRGSYHLYQGIGGFVGNMVMGVVFVLLYRRWGRVGPLVVAHTLLDIGAFVGYALLAGKVSWLPTL, encoded by the coding sequence GTGCAGGCGCACACAGGAGAGACGTCCGGACCGCTTCCCGCGGGAGGACTCTCCCGCAGCACCCTGCGGTCCGAGACCCTGCTGGTCCTCGCACTCTCTCTCGGTGCCAGCGCGGTCTCCTCACTCATCAGCTTCACCGGCTCGCTGACCAAACCCGGCGGCCTCAAGGACCAGGCCGCCACCCTCAACAGCTCCTACGCCCCCGGCCGCCCCTGGCTCGACCTCGCCTGGCAGCTCTTCGGCATCGCCACCGCCCTCGTCCCCGTCGCCCTCGTCGCCCACCTGCTCCTGCGGGAACGCGCCGGGGGACTCAAGGCCATCGGCTTCGACCGCACGAAGCCCTGGCCCGACCTCGGGCGCGGCGCGCTCGTCGCGGCCGGCATCGGCAGCGCCGGACTCGCCTTCTACCTCGTCGCCCGAGCCGGCGGCTTCAACCTGACCGTCGTGCCCGAGGCACTTCCCGAGGTGTGGTGGAAGTTCCCGGTCCTCATCCTCTCGGCGCTGGAGAACTCCGTCGTCGAAGAAGTGATCGTCGTCGGATACCTGCTCCGCCGGCTCGGACAGCTCGGCTGGAGCCCGACGGCGGCGCTCGTGGCCAGCTCCGTACTGCGCGGCTCCTACCACCTCTACCAAGGCATCGGCGGCTTCGTCGGCAACATGGTGATGGGCGTCGTGTTCGTCCTCCTCTACCGGCGATGGGGCCGCGTCGGCCCGCTCGTCGTCGCCCACACGCTCCTCGACATCGGCGCCTTCGTCGGGTACGCGCTGCTGGCAGGCAAGGTCAGCTGGCTGCCCACCCTGTGA
- a CDS encoding type II toxin-antitoxin system Rv0910 family toxin — protein MAEVSAEARIDAPAGKVWAQLTDFTSYGQWNATHTSFPQGGPETLEAGATFAENMKLMGFPAEVTWTVEELEPERVFAIKGKGPMSVNVATRYTLAPDGEATKVRIDGEFTGAAVSLMAGKLKDSATAALNESLRKLGGLVT, from the coding sequence ATGGCCGAGGTCAGCGCGGAGGCACGCATCGATGCACCGGCCGGGAAGGTCTGGGCGCAGCTGACGGACTTCACTTCGTACGGCCAGTGGAACGCCACGCACACCAGCTTCCCGCAGGGCGGCCCGGAGACCCTGGAGGCGGGCGCCACCTTCGCCGAGAACATGAAGCTGATGGGCTTTCCGGCCGAAGTGACCTGGACGGTCGAGGAACTGGAGCCCGAGCGGGTCTTCGCGATCAAGGGCAAGGGGCCGATGAGCGTCAACGTGGCCACGCGCTACACGCTCGCCCCCGACGGCGAGGCGACGAAGGTCCGCATCGACGGGGAGTTCACGGGCGCGGCGGTCTCGCTCATGGCGGGCAAGCTCAAGGACTCGGCGACCGCGGCGCTCAACGAGTCGCTGCGCAAGCTCGGCGGGCTGGTGACCTGA
- a CDS encoding DNA polymerase IV, with translation MRSAPTILHLDMDAFFAAAEQAAKPSLRGKPVIVGGLGPRGVVATASYEARRFGVHSAMPMAQARRLCPNGACLVPRFSLYRSVSEQVMTLLGELSPLVEPLSLDEAFVDLEAGGAADDSRTARAAGERLRRDILAVTGLTGSVGLAGSKMLAKIASEQAKPDGLVLIEPGTERELLGPMSVRTLPGVGPATGEHLRRAGMTTVADLAAAGEDELVRLLGKAHGTALFRMAMGYDDRPVVAERDAKSVSVEDTFDVDLHDRLRIRLEVERLADRCVRRLRASGHSGRTIVLKVRRFDFSTLTRSETLRGPTDDPAVVREAAGRLLESVDTTGGVRLLGVGVSGLADYTQEDLFAQAAVGEQTSSEGPQAAQDDAGASPGAGAAAEEQAEPQEPPQQPAERHWSAGHDVHHVRYGAGWVQGSGVGRVTVRFEEPWSPAPGRVRTFPVDDPELTSAEPLPLIRPEAAQSSRPASRPKSRSGTDRPDAASEPPAEASPEAGGDAGEAGDPGVSGEADEEVDEVDEVDEVDEVDEVDEAGEEGELGGDGAVFPGGEGRSRP, from the coding sequence GTGAGATCCGCGCCGACGATTCTGCATCTGGACATGGATGCGTTCTTCGCCGCCGCCGAGCAGGCGGCGAAGCCCAGCCTGCGCGGAAAGCCGGTGATCGTCGGCGGACTCGGACCGCGTGGAGTGGTGGCGACCGCGTCGTACGAGGCGAGACGCTTCGGGGTCCACTCGGCGATGCCGATGGCCCAGGCCAGGCGGCTGTGTCCGAACGGCGCCTGTCTCGTGCCGCGATTCTCGCTCTACCGGTCGGTCAGCGAGCAGGTGATGACGCTGCTCGGCGAGCTGTCGCCGCTCGTGGAGCCGCTGAGCCTGGACGAGGCCTTCGTGGACCTGGAAGCCGGGGGCGCGGCCGATGACTCGCGCACGGCGCGGGCGGCCGGTGAGCGGCTGCGCAGAGACATTCTCGCGGTCACGGGGCTGACCGGGTCAGTCGGCCTCGCAGGGTCGAAGATGCTCGCCAAGATCGCCTCCGAGCAGGCCAAGCCGGACGGTCTGGTGCTGATAGAACCGGGCACCGAGCGTGAGCTCCTCGGACCGATGTCCGTGCGGACGCTGCCCGGGGTGGGGCCGGCCACGGGAGAGCACCTGCGGCGAGCCGGTATGACCACGGTCGCCGATCTGGCGGCGGCCGGCGAGGACGAGCTCGTACGGCTGCTCGGGAAGGCGCACGGGACCGCTCTGTTCCGCATGGCCATGGGGTACGACGACCGGCCCGTCGTCGCCGAGCGGGACGCGAAGTCCGTGTCGGTCGAGGACACCTTCGACGTGGACCTGCACGACCGGCTGCGGATCAGGCTGGAGGTGGAGCGGCTCGCCGATCGGTGCGTGCGGCGGCTGCGCGCCTCCGGGCACTCGGGCCGGACGATCGTGCTGAAGGTGCGGCGCTTCGACTTCTCCACACTGACCCGGTCGGAGACGCTGCGCGGGCCCACGGACGATCCGGCGGTCGTACGGGAGGCCGCGGGGCGGCTGCTGGAGTCCGTGGACACGACGGGTGGCGTACGGCTCCTCGGCGTGGGCGTGAGCGGCCTCGCCGACTACACGCAGGAGGATCTCTTCGCCCAGGCCGCCGTGGGGGAGCAGACATCCTCGGAGGGGCCCCAGGCGGCCCAGGACGATGCCGGTGCATCCCCCGGCGCCGGCGCCGCTGCCGAGGAGCAGGCGGAGCCGCAGGAGCCGCCGCAGCAGCCCGCCGAGCGGCACTGGTCGGCCGGACACGACGTGCACCACGTCCGGTACGGAGCCGGATGGGTGCAGGGCAGCGGAGTCGGCCGGGTCACCGTCCGCTTCGAGGAGCCGTGGTCGCCCGCGCCGGGAAGGGTGCGCACCTTCCCGGTCGACGACCCCGAACTGACCTCGGCGGAGCCGCTTCCGCTCATCAGGCCGGAGGCCGCTCAGTCGTCGCGGCCCGCCAGCCGGCCGAAGTCACGATCGGGCACGGACCGGCCGGATGCCGCATCCGAGCCGCCGGCGGAGGCTTCGCCGGAGGCGGGTGGCGATGCCGGTGAGGCAGGCGACCCAGGCGTCTCAGGTGAAGCGGACGAAGAAGTAGACGAAGTAGACGAAGTAGACGAAGTAGACGAAGTAGACGAAGTAGACGAAGCAGGCGAGGAAGGAGAGCTGGGAGGAGACGGAGCCGTCTTCCCAGGAGGCGAGGGGAGGTCGAGACCGTAG
- a CDS encoding MerR family transcriptional regulator, protein MSPGPGGPYPLHIGSAECSTETIGYRGPTACAAAGITYRQLDYWARTGLVEPSVRPAYGSGTQRLYSFRDVVVLKIVKRFLDTGVALQNIRTAVQHLRARGFADLERMTLMSDGATVYECSSPDEVVDLLQGGQGIFGIAVGVVWRDVEAALSQLHGERIDTGETLVGHNPADELARRRRDRAV, encoded by the coding sequence GTGAGTCCGGGGCCGGGCGGGCCGTATCCGCTTCACATCGGTTCGGCCGAATGCTCGACCGAGACCATCGGCTACCGCGGCCCGACCGCGTGCGCCGCGGCAGGCATCACCTACCGGCAGCTCGACTACTGGGCGCGCACCGGGCTCGTCGAGCCGAGCGTGCGTCCGGCGTACGGATCGGGCACCCAGCGGCTCTACAGCTTCCGTGACGTCGTCGTCCTGAAGATCGTGAAGCGCTTCCTCGACACCGGCGTCGCGCTCCAGAACATCCGGACCGCGGTGCAGCACCTGCGCGCCCGTGGCTTCGCGGACCTGGAGCGGATGACGCTGATGAGCGACGGTGCGACCGTCTACGAGTGCTCGTCGCCCGACGAGGTCGTGGACCTCCTCCAGGGCGGCCAGGGGATCTTCGGCATCGCCGTCGGCGTCGTCTGGCGTGACGTCGAGGCGGCACTGTCCCAGCTGCACGGCGAGCGCATCGACACCGGCGAGACCCTCGTCGGGCACAATCCCGCCGACGAGCTGGCCCGACGGCGCCGCGACCGGGCCGTCTGA
- a CDS encoding PadR family transcriptional regulator, producing MRSHGHGNCGPGHHGRSGDFEKLRAAFGPFGPGFGGPPWGGGHGRGGGRGRARRGDVRASILALLKDRPMHGYEMIQEIGERSGGAWKPSPGSVYPTLQLLEDEGLIASESEGGKKLFTLTDAGRAEAESVPDAPWEEAGRGIDWDAMNEIRQAGLGLMEAFGQVWKTGSPEQRQKGIAVINEARKKLYLILADEH from the coding sequence ATGCGTTCACACGGACACGGAAATTGCGGGCCGGGCCATCACGGCCGGAGTGGTGACTTCGAGAAGCTGCGCGCCGCCTTCGGCCCGTTCGGGCCCGGCTTCGGCGGGCCGCCATGGGGCGGGGGGCACGGCCGTGGAGGCGGCCGCGGCAGGGCGCGCCGGGGTGACGTGCGCGCCTCGATCCTGGCGCTGCTGAAGGACCGTCCGATGCACGGTTACGAGATGATCCAGGAGATCGGAGAGCGCAGCGGCGGCGCCTGGAAGCCCAGCCCCGGCTCGGTCTACCCCACGCTCCAGCTGCTGGAGGACGAGGGGCTCATCGCCAGCGAGAGCGAGGGCGGCAAGAAGCTGTTCACGCTCACCGACGCGGGACGCGCCGAGGCCGAGTCGGTCCCCGACGCCCCGTGGGAGGAGGCCGGCCGCGGTATCGACTGGGACGCCATGAACGAGATCCGGCAGGCCGGCCTCGGCCTGATGGAGGCGTTCGGCCAGGTCTGGAAGACGGGCTCGCCGGAGCAGCGGCAGAAGGGGATCGCGGTCATCAACGAAGCCCGCAAGAAGCTGTATCTCATCCTCGCCGACGAGCACTGA
- a CDS encoding bifunctional nuclease family protein: MNELDVVGVRVEMPSNQPIVLLREVGGDRYLPIWIGPGEATAIAFAQQGMAPARPLTHDLFKDVLEAVGQELTEVRITDLREGVFYAELVFASGVEVSARPSDAIALALRTGTPIYGSDGVLDDAGIAIPDEQEDEVEKFREFLDQISPEDFGSSSQ, encoded by the coding sequence GTGAACGAGCTCGACGTTGTGGGTGTCCGGGTGGAAATGCCCTCCAACCAGCCGATCGTGCTCCTGCGCGAAGTGGGAGGCGACCGGTACCTCCCCATCTGGATCGGCCCCGGGGAGGCGACCGCGATCGCCTTCGCGCAGCAGGGAATGGCCCCGGCCAGGCCGCTGACCCACGACCTCTTCAAGGACGTCCTGGAGGCCGTCGGGCAGGAACTCACCGAGGTCCGGATCACCGACCTGCGGGAAGGCGTGTTCTACGCCGAGCTGGTCTTCGCCAGCGGGGTCGAGGTCAGTGCCCGCCCCTCCGACGCCATAGCCCTCGCGCTGCGCACCGGTACGCCGATCTACGGCAGCGACGGGGTCCTGGACGACGCGGGCATCGCGATCCCGGACGAGCAGGAGGACGAGGTGGAGAAGTTCCGCGAGTTCCTCGACCAGATCTCGCCCGAGGACTTCGGCTCCAGCAGCCAGTGA
- a CDS encoding MerR family transcriptional regulator, which translates to MVRTPSGGAGHGTAGGDRLVSIGSVLTQLRDEFPEVTISKIRFLEAEGLVEPRRTPSGYRKFSPEDVERLAQVLRMQRDHYLPLKVIREHLDALARGEQVPAPAQGAPRDPYDLGSEPEPDRPTAARVGRSELLAAAEVTEEELAEWESYGLITPAAEGGYDAESVTVAKLVADMGRFGLEPRHLRAMKAAADREAGLVEQVVAPLRRHRNPQTRAHAEATTKELADLSVRLHAALVQTALGVRLP; encoded by the coding sequence ATGGTGCGAACACCCTCGGGCGGTGCCGGTCACGGCACCGCCGGTGGCGACCGGCTGGTCAGCATCGGCTCGGTGCTGACCCAGCTGCGCGACGAGTTTCCCGAGGTCACCATCTCCAAGATCCGTTTCCTGGAGGCCGAGGGGCTGGTCGAGCCGCGGCGCACCCCGTCCGGCTACCGCAAGTTCAGTCCTGAGGACGTCGAGCGGCTGGCCCAGGTGCTCCGCATGCAGCGTGATCACTACCTTCCCCTCAAGGTCATCCGGGAGCACCTCGACGCCCTCGCCCGCGGTGAGCAGGTCCCCGCGCCGGCGCAGGGCGCGCCCCGGGACCCGTACGACCTCGGGAGCGAGCCGGAGCCCGACCGCCCCACCGCGGCCCGGGTCGGCCGGTCCGAGCTGCTCGCCGCCGCGGAGGTGACCGAGGAGGAGCTGGCGGAATGGGAGTCCTACGGACTCATCACTCCCGCGGCCGAGGGCGGTTACGACGCCGAGTCCGTGACCGTGGCCAAACTGGTCGCCGACATGGGCCGATTCGGTCTGGAACCCCGGCATCTGCGCGCCATGAAGGCAGCCGCCGACCGCGAAGCCGGATTGGTCGAACAAGTGGTCGCACCGTTGCGCCGGCACCGCAATCCGCAGACCAGAGCCCATGCCGAGGCGACCACGAAGGAACTGGCCGACCTGTCCGTCCGCCTTCACGCCGCCCTGGTCCAGACCGCCCTCGGCGTCCGATTGCCGTGA
- a CDS encoding DUF5999 family protein — protein MCQHQPPCPSADSPDRDAARLLAHHPEQGWSLLCNGVLLFEDTGELLPDGQIIAPHRPQQVATAA, from the coding sequence ATGTGCCAGCACCAGCCGCCTTGCCCGTCAGCCGACTCTCCCGACCGGGACGCCGCCCGTCTCCTGGCGCACCACCCGGAGCAGGGCTGGAGTCTGCTTTGCAACGGTGTGCTGCTTTTCGAGGACACCGGTGAGCTGCTCCCGGACGGGCAGATCATCGCACCGCACCGGCCGCAGCAGGTGGCGACCGCGGCCTGA
- the gcvP gene encoding aminomethyl-transferring glycine dehydrogenase, with protein sequence MTANRTPLSQLEQGIPFEQRHIGPDAEAQAKMLAQVGYGSLDELTAAAVPDVIKSAEALGLPGARTEAEVLAELRSLADRNKVLAPMIGLGYYGTFTPPVILRNVMENPAWYTAYTPYQPEISQGRLEALLNFQTVVADLTGLPTSGASLLDEGTAAAEAMALSRRVGKVKNGVFLIDADTLPQTIAVIETRAEPTGVEVVVADLSAGIPAELAERGVFGVLLQYPGASGAVRDLKPVVEQAHELGAIVTVAADLLALTLLTSPGELGADIAVGTTQRFGVPMGFGGPHAGYMAVQDKHARSLPGRLVGVSVDADGNKAYRLALQTREQHIRREKATSNICTAQVLLAVMAGMYAVYHGPDGLRTIARRTHRYAAILAAGLRSGGVELVHDTYFDTLTARVPGKAADVVAAARESGVNLHLADADHVSVSCDETTGRAQLIAVWSAFGVDGDIEALDAATDDTLPAGLLRTDDYLTHPVFHQHRSETAMLRYLRKLADRDYALDRGMIPLGSCTMKLNATTEMEPVTWPEFGQIHPFAPVEQAQGYLTLIRELEERLAEVTGYDKVSIQPNAGSQGELAGLLAVRAYHRANGDEQRTVCLIPSSAHGTNAASAVMAGMKVVVVKTADDGEIDVADLRAKIEQYRDELSVLMITYPSTHGVFEEHVADICAEVHDAGGQVYVDGANLNALVGLAKPGKFGGDVSHLNLHKTFCIPHGGGGPGVGPVGVRAHLAPYLPNHPLQPSAGPETGVGPISAAPWGSAGILPISWAYVRLMGGEGLKRATQVAVLAANYIAKRLEPHYPVLYTGPAGLVAHECIVDLRPLAKATGVSVDDIAKRLIDYGFHAPTMSFPVAGTLMIEPTESEDLAELDRFCETMIAIRAEIEKVASGEWPADDNPLRNAPHTAAALGGAWEHAYSREEAVFPAGVQAADKYWPPVRRIDGAFGDRNLVCSCPPLDEYDG encoded by the coding sequence ATGACCGCCAACCGCACTCCGCTCTCCCAGCTGGAGCAAGGCATCCCCTTCGAGCAGCGCCACATCGGCCCCGACGCCGAGGCCCAGGCCAAGATGCTCGCCCAGGTCGGCTACGGCTCGCTCGACGAGCTCACCGCCGCCGCCGTGCCGGACGTCATCAAGAGCGCCGAGGCCCTCGGGCTGCCCGGCGCCCGCACCGAGGCCGAGGTCCTCGCCGAACTGCGCTCCCTCGCGGACCGCAACAAGGTCCTCGCGCCGATGATCGGCCTCGGCTACTACGGCACGTTCACCCCGCCGGTCATCCTCCGCAACGTCATGGAGAACCCGGCCTGGTACACGGCCTACACCCCCTACCAGCCCGAGATCTCCCAGGGCCGGCTCGAGGCGCTGCTCAACTTCCAGACCGTGGTCGCCGACCTCACGGGGCTGCCCACCTCCGGCGCCTCGCTCCTCGACGAGGGCACCGCGGCCGCGGAGGCGATGGCCCTGTCCCGCCGGGTCGGCAAGGTCAAGAACGGCGTCTTCCTGATCGACGCCGACACCCTGCCGCAGACCATCGCCGTCATCGAGACCCGCGCCGAGCCCACCGGCGTCGAGGTCGTCGTCGCCGACCTCAGCGCCGGCATCCCCGCCGAGCTCGCCGAGCGCGGCGTCTTCGGCGTACTCCTCCAGTACCCCGGAGCCTCCGGCGCCGTCCGCGACCTCAAGCCCGTCGTCGAGCAGGCCCACGAGCTCGGCGCGATCGTCACCGTCGCCGCCGACCTGCTCGCCCTCACCCTGCTCACCTCGCCCGGCGAGCTCGGCGCCGACATCGCCGTCGGTACCACCCAGCGCTTCGGCGTCCCCATGGGCTTCGGCGGCCCCCACGCCGGCTACATGGCCGTGCAGGACAAGCACGCCCGCAGCCTCCCCGGACGCCTCGTCGGCGTCTCCGTCGACGCGGACGGCAACAAGGCCTACCGCCTCGCCCTGCAGACCCGCGAGCAGCACATCCGCCGCGAGAAGGCCACCAGCAACATCTGCACCGCGCAGGTGCTGCTCGCCGTCATGGCCGGAATGTACGCCGTCTACCACGGCCCGGACGGCCTGCGTACCATCGCCCGCCGCACCCACCGCTACGCCGCGATCCTCGCCGCCGGCCTGCGCTCCGGCGGCGTCGAGCTCGTCCACGACACGTACTTCGACACGCTGACCGCCCGCGTCCCCGGCAAGGCCGCCGACGTCGTCGCCGCCGCCCGAGAGAGCGGCGTCAACCTCCACCTCGCCGACGCCGACCACGTCTCCGTCTCCTGCGACGAGACCACCGGCCGCGCCCAGCTCATCGCCGTCTGGTCAGCCTTCGGCGTCGACGGCGACATCGAGGCCCTCGACGCCGCCACCGACGACACCCTCCCCGCCGGGCTGCTGCGCACGGACGACTACCTCACCCACCCCGTCTTCCACCAGCACCGCTCCGAGACCGCGATGCTGCGCTACCTGCGCAAGCTCGCCGACCGCGACTACGCGCTCGACCGCGGCATGATCCCGCTCGGCTCCTGCACGATGAAGCTGAACGCGACCACCGAGATGGAGCCGGTCACCTGGCCCGAGTTCGGCCAGATCCACCCCTTCGCCCCGGTCGAGCAGGCCCAGGGCTACCTGACCCTCATCCGCGAGCTGGAAGAGCGCCTCGCCGAGGTCACCGGCTACGACAAGGTCTCCATCCAGCCCAACGCCGGATCCCAGGGCGAGCTCGCCGGCCTCCTCGCCGTCCGCGCCTACCACCGCGCCAACGGCGACGAGCAGCGCACCGTCTGCCTCATCCCCTCCTCCGCCCACGGCACCAACGCCGCCAGTGCCGTCATGGCCGGCATGAAGGTCGTCGTCGTCAAGACCGCCGACGACGGCGAGATCGACGTCGCCGACCTGCGCGCCAAGATCGAGCAGTACCGCGACGAGCTCTCCGTCCTCATGATCACGTACCCCTCGACGCACGGCGTGTTCGAGGAGCACGTCGCCGACATCTGCGCCGAGGTGCACGACGCAGGCGGCCAGGTGTACGTGGACGGCGCCAACCTCAACGCGCTGGTCGGGCTCGCCAAGCCGGGCAAGTTCGGCGGCGACGTCTCGCACCTCAACCTGCACAAGACGTTCTGCATCCCGCACGGCGGCGGCGGCCCCGGCGTCGGCCCGGTCGGCGTCCGTGCCCACCTCGCCCCGTACCTGCCGAACCACCCGCTCCAGCCGTCCGCGGGCCCCGAGACCGGCGTCGGCCCCATCTCCGCCGCCCCCTGGGGCTCGGCCGGCATCCTGCCCATCTCCTGGGCGTACGTCCGGCTCATGGGCGGCGAGGGCCTCAAGCGCGCCACCCAGGTCGCCGTTCTCGCGGCGAACTACATCGCCAAGCGCCTCGAACCGCACTACCCCGTGCTCTACACCGGCCCCGCCGGCCTCGTCGCGCACGAGTGCATCGTCGACCTGCGCCCCCTGGCCAAGGCCACCGGCGTCAGCGTCGACGACATCGCCAAGCGGCTGATCGACTACGGCTTCCACGCCCCGACCATGTCGTTCCCCGTCGCCGGCACCCTGATGATCGAGCCCACCGAGAGCGAGGACCTGGCCGAACTCGACCGGTTCTGCGAGACGATGATCGCGATCCGTGCGGAGATCGAGAAGGTCGCCTCCGGCGAGTGGCCCGCCGACGACAACCCGCTGCGCAACGCCCCGCACACCGCGGCCGCGCTGGGCGGCGCGTGGGAGCACGCGTACAGCCGCGAAGAGGCCGTCTTCCCCGCCGGCGTCCAGGCCGCCGACAAGTACTGGCCGCCGGTGCGCCGCATCGACGGAGCCTTCGGCGACCGCAACCTCGTCTGCTCCTGCCCGCCGCTCGACGAGTACGACGGCTGA